The Salvia miltiorrhiza cultivar Shanhuang (shh) chromosome 1, IMPLAD_Smil_shh, whole genome shotgun sequence genome has a window encoding:
- the LOC131004247 gene encoding peroxidase 44-like, translating into MEKVVIVFVVCCSIVGLASAQLKVGFYTPSCSKAELLIQGIVQQRFNRDRSITAALLRMHFHDCFVRGCDASILIDDKKSHSAEKDAFPNLTVRGYDLIDEAKRAVEAICPSIVSCADIITLATRDAVALADGPRYDVPTGRRDGLVSDMNEVDLPGPQESVAQAFATFRAKGLTLSEMVTLLGAHTVGVAHCSFFQERLANFQGSGKPDPSMDPGLAARLRKICGTSKDPPVFLDQGSSFAMDNQFYNQTVFKRGILQIDQELARDRSTGPIVSGFASNGPAFHRSFASAMIKLSKTQVLVGKAGEIRKNCRAFNPKRGLRI; encoded by the exons ATGGAGAAAGTAGTAATTGTTTTTGTAGTTTGTTGCAGCATTGTAGGGCTTGCTTCTGCTCAGTTGAAAGTAGGGTTTTACACTCCTAGTTGTTCCAAGGCTGAATTGTTAATACAAGGAATTGTACAACAACGTTTTAACAGAGATCGTTCTATTACAGCTGCATTGCTTAGAATGCATTTCCACGATTGCTTTGTTCGG GGGTGCGATGCATCAATACTGATAGACGACAAGAAATCCCATTCCGCCGAGAAGGACGCGTTCCCGAACCTGACCGTCCGCGGCTACGACCTCATCGACGAAGCCAAGAGGGCGGTGGAGGCCATCTGCCCCTCCATCGTCTCCTGCGCGGACATAATCACCCTCGCCACCCGCGACGCCGTGGCCCTCGCCGACGGCCCCAGGTACGACGTCCCCACGGGCCGCCGCGACGGCCTCGTATCCGACATGAACGAGGTCGACCTCCCGGGCCCACAAGAGTCGGTGGCGCAGGCCTTCGCCACCTTCCGAGCCAAAGGCCTAACCCTATCCGAAATGGTGACACTCTTGGGCGCACACACCGTAGGTGTGGCGCATTGTAGCTTCTTCCAGGAGCGCCTCGCCAATTTCCAGGGCTCCGGAAAGCCCGACCCGAGCATGGACCCGGGCTTGGCGGCCCGCCTGCGGAAAATCTGCGGAACGAGCAAGGATCCGCCAGTTTTCCTGGATCAGGGGAGCTCGTTTGCGATGGATAATCAGTTCTACAATCAGACGGTGTTCAAGAGGGGGATACTGCAGATTGATCAGGAGCTGGCCCGGGATAGGTCCACCGGCCCCATTGTTTCGGGCTTCGCCTCCAATGGCCCCGCGTTTCACCGGAGTTTCGCCAGCGCCATGATCAAGCTCAGCAAGACTCAAGTTCTGGTTGGGAAAGCCGGGGAGATAAGGAAGAACTGCAGGGCTTTTAATCCTAAACGAGGCCTCCGAATTTGa
- the LOC131004236 gene encoding WUSCHEL-related homeobox 11-like produces the protein MEDHEAETGPRGSGDGDQRAEPVRSRWTPKPEQILILESIFNSGMVNPPKDETVRIRKLLEKFGSVGDANVFYWFQNRRSRSRRRQRQIQASLGAAGDVQPQPRAIHNGNSIAGAYYNPAALCSYPISNGPGSSSSIGLDSANAGGMFSFPGQQGGLQELQHGSGFGLQDSPNLHYQSGVITVFINGVATEVGRGPVDMKAMFGEDYLLIHSSGVAVEANEHGFLLQHGESYFLVPRHS, from the exons ATGGAAGATCACGAAGCAGAAACCGGGCCGCGCGGCTCGGGCGACGGCGATCAGCGAGCCGAGCCTGTGCGGTCGAGGTGGACGCCGAAGCCGGAGCAGATTCTGATCCTGGAGTCCATCTTCAACAGCGGGATGGTGAACCCGCCCAAGGACGAAACCGTCCGAATCCGGAAGCTGCTCGAGAAGTTCGGCTCCGTCGGCGACGCCAACGTCTTCTACTGGTTCCAGAACCGACGCTCGCGCTCGCGCCGCCGCCAGCGCCAAATCCAGGCCAGCCTCGGCGCCGCCGGGGACGTCCAGCCGCAGCCTCGCGCAATTCACAACGGGAATTCCATAGCCGGCGCGTATTATAATCCGGCGGCGCTGTGTAGCTACCCGATCAGCAACGGGCCGGGCTCCTCGTCGTCCATCGGGCTTGACTCTGCGAATGCTGGCGGTATGTTCTCGTTTCCGGGGCAGCAAGGCGGGCTACAGGAGCTCCAGCACGGCTCGGGTTTCGGGTTGCAAGACAGCCCCAATTTGCATTACCAATCCG GGGTGATAACGGTATTCATAAATGGAGTAGCGACGGAGGTGGGGAGGGGGCCGGTGGACATGAAAGCGATGTTTGGAGAGGATTATTTGTTGATTCATTCGTCGGGAGTAGCAGTTGAGGCGAATGAGCATGGATTTCTGCTGCAGCATGGTGAAAGCTATTTTCTG GTTCCAAGACATTCTTGA